The Triticum urartu cultivar G1812 chromosome 6, Tu2.1, whole genome shotgun sequence genome includes the window ACCCGGCCATATTTGAACAGTTTGCCCAATTCCACCGTGAGATGCGTGATTGGCACACTCATGTGAATCTTCAAAATGACTTGGTTGAGCATGTGTGGGAGCAcgttggcaaccaatagatgtatttGTCTATTTTATGTTCAGTCAAGACAATTTCGATTtggttgtaaaactattttattaAAGACAATTTCAATTGGCTTGTAAAACTATTTTAATTTTCAGACAAATATTTGGGTTCGAAACTAGTTTTAATGCAAATTTGGCCAATTCTTGGCACTGACGGATAAGATAGGGCAAAAGGATGCGGCCGTGCgctgggcgcacggccaccgcatcccaggACAGGGCCGGACACGACTCCAAATCCCTACCCAAAGGGACAAAAACCGGAtaaaacggacgtccgtttggggtcgcgcggtggagttggcctgaAGCCCAGCTCCAACGAAACTTGTTCGCAGCAAAGCAGAGATACGAAGCCTGGCCGTGGTCGGGTCCACCTGCCAGCTCCCCCGGCAGCTCCCCTCGTGCAACCCGTGGAACATTTCCTCTCAAGCAGCCACCAACTTCCAACGGGATCTCCTTCCccaagctcaaactcaaatcctTTGACCCAGAGCGGTCGATGGATCGGTCAATCCATGGCTGTTTCCAACCAAGAATGCTAGGAATTTTCAGTACTCCTACTAGATTATCCAAACCCACCAACTTGTACTGGTCCGGGAATAAGAAACTGCGGTAATCTGCGAGACAGGATCAGCTCGGACGGACGCATGCAGAGTTGACACGGAGATGCAGCGGCGAATTTGACGAGTTCAGAGTCCAGAAAGGTCAATTTCTTTTACTGCCAGCAGTAGATTATCCAAACTCACCAACTCTTAAGTATTAACTGATGACTAATCTACACCAAACTGGTGGCCTCGGGTGAATTAGCTGACTAATTTACATGACAGAGCAGATGGATTCACAGTTGGCAGTAAACTATAGGGCGCGTGCAGTAGCTGGAAATTGACGACTTCAGGGTCAAAGAAAGCACGCGATTTTATATTTACACACCAACACGAACCGGCGATTTGACCGAATCTCTTTTTTTCGGGGGCGTGGATTCTGACAAAAGAACGAATTAACCAACTAATTTAATCTGATTTGATTCATCGTGGCGGCAGCGGAGCAGGGGACGGGATGGGACGGCTAGTACGGGTGGTGCTTGGGGCGCAGCGCGTGCGCGGTGGCGAAGAAGCCGACGATGGCCGGCCGGTAGGGCAGGTACGACGttttcgtcgtcgtcgtcgtcctctcGCCGCCGGGGCCGGCCGCGGCGCCGGGCTTGCTGTAGAAGAGCCTGTGCGCGGTGGCCATGTCCATCTCCGTCGGGGCGGTGGCCTTCTTCTTGCCCTGCTTCTGCTGCGCCTGTGTCTTCTTGGCGGCCGGCGCCGACGGGGTGGACAATGCGCTCGTCTTTGACTTGGGCTTGGTGGCGGGGGTGGGCTGCAGGAAGAGGAACTTCTCCTTGCCGTCGCTGTGGGAGCGGCCGCCGGAGCCGAGGATGTCGCGCAGGCGGAACCGGCGCGCGGCCTCGCCCGTGCCCGTGGACGCGCTCTTGGGGAAGGCCGCCGCCGGCTCGCGCGCGGGCGACCCCGGCGCCGACCGCGGCGCCCACGCGCAGTACGTgtccggcgagggcggcgccgTCGCGGAGGTggccgcgtcgtcgtcgtctCGGGCCTGGCGGCGGTGGAAGACCGGGTAGGCCGGGAGCATGCGGCCGTGCGCGAAGAGGTCGTCCGCCAGCGCCTCCCCGCCCGCCGGCGCCAGCGGCCGCGCGAACGCGAACTCGAAGCTGTCGCCGCTGGCATCCGAcgccgcgtcgtcgtcgtcgtcgtcgtgttctCCCTGGTAGTCCTCCTGCGGCTCCGGGATGGCGTCCGCGCCCTCCTCGGCGCGGTCCCCGAAGCTGAGGATGGTCGCCAGGCGCGCCATTGCTGTGGCTAGCTGCTGGAGCTGGAGCTGTGGTGGCGGCAAAGAGAGAGGAAACCGTGTGAGCGTGACTGGTGTGTGGCGGGCGGCGTGGCCCGCGTTTATAAAGGAGAGGCGAATGCGCGTGGGGAGGGGCGACGCGTCCGGGGGCGTGGGCGGGCGTGAGGAGCAAGGGAAAGCGAGGCCGAGGCGTGTTGCTTGGACGCGAAGCCGCTGGTGCTGGCCACGCACGGGCGCGGCACGCGG containing:
- the LOC125515801 gene encoding uncharacterized protein LOC125515801 — protein: MARLATILSFGDRAEEGADAIPEPQEDYQGEHDDDDDDAASDASGDSFEFAFARPLAPAGGEALADDLFAHGRMLPAYPVFHRRQARDDDDAATSATAPPSPDTYCAWAPRSAPGSPAREPAAAFPKSASTGTGEAARRFRLRDILGSGGRSHSDGKEKFLFLQPTPATKPKSKTSALSTPSAPAAKKTQAQQKQGKKKATAPTEMDMATAHRLFYSKPGAAAGPGGERTTTTTKTSYLPYRPAIVGFFATAHALRPKHHPY